gactccatcaaccccgttcacttgaacgcttccgcttagcgatctacaaggatatgtagatgcactctccttctactcgttgctggtctctccatagatagatcttggtgacacgtaggaaattttttgaatttctgctacgttccccaatagcatGCACCGGTGAGGAGGGTAGCGCTGACTCTTCCTCGACTGCGTCCTCCATTGGGGCAGCGTAGGCCTCCGTCTGCCTGCTGGTCTGCCAGCTGACAAAAATTGCCGCCATCTCCCTTTTCTGCTCGGAAGAGAGGTTGCCCAGAGGGCTTTGAAGCGTGAAGAGAAAGGAACCATAggaggatgactgcggctatggctgggCCTGGAGTTTATATAGCGTGTGGATGGCAATGGGTCGTGGCAGTCTGGTTAATGGTGGGCGACAGATGGACGGACGGGAGGCGTCGGAGTAGGTTCCTCGGCAACAACATATCATTAATGTAGGGAGACGGATCGACAATGTGTCGTTTAAACATGGAATAGTTGCCTGCACCGAGAAGCGCCACGGGCAGCGCTCTCTCGGCCGATACGTTGCTTCAATGCCAGCAACAGTGAGTGGTTGTGTCTGCTCTGGCCAGGCATGAATGCGACATTGACGCTCTGGAGCGGCGCTGAATGTTTTGGGCGGGAAgtgcgcatgggtgagggaggCCATTCTTGTCATGACTTCCTGCAGGATGGGCTTTGTATCAGCGTACTAGGATCCTATGTCGGCGTCATCCATGGTGGCGACAGCGGCTGCAACATCTCGAAGTTGTCAAAGAGGCGGCTGGCCAGACTAAGCGATGGCCTAGCGTCGGGGTCGGCGGTGGTGATGAGCTTGTCGAAGTGTTGTGGCGACAATTCACCTCTTGGGGCTAGAACTCCTCCTGGAAGGACCAGAGAGTGGTGTCCATGGCGTCGCCGAAGCCTAGCGGGAGCGACTCCATTGCCATCGGTCGATCCTTACTTCCTAGCTCCTAGCTCTTTGTCACGCACTACTCTCGCGCTGGTGTAACCTGGTGGGAACGACTTAAAAAGATGTTGTCATCTATCTCGACCTGTTTCCCGAGGCGTTGGAAATGAAGACCAGCTCAGAGAATCACTGGCGTGCTTTGTCTCCCCCATCATTTCGCCAACAAAGAAGTCATCCTTGACTTGACTATTGACCATTCCATCCCTACCGAGCCGCCACTTCGAAGTATTTACCTCTGCCTTTCTTTTTTGAGAACATACCCTTCAAtcaaaaagaaaaaacaagaaagaaaagttCCTCGTCTATGATTTAATCGGCCCTAAGGGAGTTTACTCGACCCATTGTCCAGTCTCCCGCACTGCTCAAGTGTGCGACTCCGTATGAGGACCTCCTTCCCTTTTGCTCTGCCCACTCTCCGTTCACACGGTTATCAAAGCAGAGGAAGAGCGGGCAGCAGGTACCACGAGCCCTCTGTCCCACACATCTATCAAGAAGCAAGTGTAGTTCACCGGTTCCACCGAATGCTCCTATCTCTCGGCAAAGATCGTGTGAGTGTGCAGTTATGCTTCGGAGGCTTCACCATGGAATAGATCGATTCAGTTCGGGGCCGGGCTTGCGGCGCTGAGCTTGCCGCCGCCGCGGCGACACCGTCCAGAGGAGGTCAGGGGATCGAAGAAGGTGCCCACCGGCGACGACCGCATTGCATGACAAACACATGCCCGAACCACGCGGTTTGAGGGACGGCGTTGGATACCCCAACAACTGCCTTTTGATAATACCACCACAGAACTCCCACCCTACTTGTCGGTTTTGTGAACAAAATTATGAAAGTCATTGTCAAAATAACAAATGCTGAACAAAATTATGAACCGGACTTTTGTAGTTTGGTAGAGACGCATCGTGGATCAGTACATTGTCAAAAAAATCTTGGAAGTCATTTGGGTTCTATGGACGCTGCTTGCTTTGGGCATCGTGCAGATGGAAATAAGCCGTGGGATATCATTTGGATGGCTGTGATTGGATGGTAACTTGGCTCAGCCAAGTTCATCACACGACTCCACTAAAAGAAAAAGACCTCATCACACGACCGGGGCCACACACGCCGCGCTCAACGCCACTCGAatctcctcaccgccgccgccgccgccgccccgccgtcgcggCGCCATGCTCCACCTCCGGCAGCGCGCCCTCTCCCATCTCCTCTCCGCCGCACCAGCTCCTTccacaccccctctcctctctctccaccgcctcctctccGCGGCCGCGGCCGCCATCTCCCCGAACCCTAGATTCGCCGTCGAGGACTACCTCGTCGGCACCTGCGGCCTCACCCGTGCCCAGGCACTCAAGGCCTCCGCCAAGCTCTCCCACCTCAAGTCCCCATCCAAGCCCGACGCCGTCCTCGCAttcctcgccggcctcggcctctccgGCGCTGAtgtcgccgccctcgtcgccaaGGACCCGCAGTTCCTCTGCGCCGGCGTGGAGACAACCCTGTCCCCCGTCGTCGTCGGTCTCACGGGGCTCGGTCTATCCCCTTCTGATATCGCGCGCATCGTCTCGCTCGCCCCGGGACAATTCCGCCATAGATCTGTCGTCTCCAAGCTGGAGTACTACCTGCCGCTCTTGGGCTCCATCGACAACTTGCTCCGGCCGCTCAAACACGGCTCCGGCTTCCTCGGCTCCCACCTCGAGAGGGTGGTCAAGCCCAATGTGAAGCTCCTGGCAGAGTGCGGGCTAGGTGCTTGTGATATTGCCAAGCTGTTCATTCAAATACCGATGATCTTCACCGCCAGCCCAGAGCGTGCCCTGGAGATGGTCGCGACCGCCGAACGTATAGGTGTGCCCCGTGGCTCTGGGATGTTTAGGCAGGCACTGCATGCTGTCGCATTTCTCAGCGAGGAGAAGATTACTGCCAAAGTGGAACAGTTGAAGAAGACATTGAGGTGGTCGGATGCCGATGTTGGCATTGCTGTGTCCAAGTTGCCGACTCTTCTGAGACGGTCAAAGGAAGTGCTGCAGCTCAAGTCCGAGTTCCTCCGCTCTAAGGTGGGCTTGGAACCGGCGTACATTGCTCATCGACCCGCTATGCTCACTTACAACCTGGAGGGCCGGCTCAGGCCCCGGTACTATGTTATGAGGTTTCTTAAGGAAAATGGATTGTTAAGTCACGGCAGAGACTACTATGCTATGGTCTCGATCAGCGAGAAGGTATTTGTGGAGAAGTTCATATGCCCTCACAAGCAAGCTGCACCACACCTTGCTGAAGACTATGCAGCTGCTTGCACAGGACAGGTGCCTGCTACATTCAGATTTACATGAACCAGGAAGCAGGAAAATGGATTGCCAGAGCGCGAGTGGAACTACTATTCAGCAGCCTTGGTGACAGAAAATTTTCATGGAAAAGTTCGTATGTCCTCACAAGGAAGCTGCCCCCACCTTGCCGAAGACTGTGCTGCCACTTGTAGGGAAGTGCCTTCTAATTTCAGAATTACATGACCAAGAATGGGCCATGAGAACTGCGCATGGCGCAAAAATGTTTACACTATGTGTAGTGAGCTGGTAATCTCTGTCTGTTCATTGCCTGAGTGGATGTTGGTTGTCTGCTATAGTATGTCAGGTACATGCTAATTTGGCATCGCTAGTCCTGAATGAAACTGATAATTTTATTGTTAGTCCTTGTATGTCAATCAACCAATCTTGGTGGCTGGGGCCTTGCTATACCACACGTGATTCTCAACGCTCTGTTAGTTGATGACACTCTGAAGCTTCCTTCAGTAACAAGTACTCCTACTTTTATGACCTGACGTGTGGGGGGTTTTACTCAGAGAAGCTCCTACTTTTCTCTATCTGAATTTTGCTAGTTTGGTAATCCTTCTCGTATTGTATGTCCATTGCATCATTCAGTAGAGAAGAAAGATACACTGCAATTAACCTGTCCATCCTGATATCATATTGTCATGCATACTGAGAACTAAGAGTGTGACATCAGGGCATTCTGCAAATGCTTTCAAATATATTAATGAAGAGTATATCTGCAGGACCTATATGTTTATGTTCTCAATTGCCATTGCAGCTTTCAATGCAATCCTGAGTCAAACTATCTTTCAATGAAAAAAGGTTATCATTTTTTGCCATGAAAGATGATATGAAGTCCCAAAATTGGTTGAACATCTTTTTTCGTGGGAACAAATCTGGAATTGACGTGTTAGTCACTGCTGAGGTTGCAGTTTTGAACTAGTCTGTTGGTTGCTTCCTCTAGTTCTTCTAAGCTGAAACTCTTCATTCTTCCTGCAGTAGCTTTGTTTATAAGACATTAACTGTTGTGAAAGCAGGTCATTGTTTACTAGTAGTTTATATCatgtttttgtttatttttctCTTATATTCTTGGATGGTCTACTGGCTGATACTTTTTCTAGGAGCATCTGACGTCAAAACTGAATACTTCAGTAGTTGGCCAGTAGCATTTTGTTGACAGCCTACCCATGTAGCACTACGTAACAGATATTTCAAAGGCCCTTGTATTTGTACCGGAGACACAAATTGATGCTTGTATGGTATGGTGCCGAAAGCAAAGGGCATTTCATACAATATGAAGGAACTTATGTTAAGGTAATCTTAAAAAGGGTCATGTTATTACCTGAGCCAAGAGATGGTCCCAGAGATGCTATCTTAACCAAGCTTGGTCTTAACATTTAAGGTAATGCAGTATTTTTTCTCAGTTATACCCAATGTCATCTCTTCGTACACTCTTTTCAGTTAAATCTCAGTCTAGGCATGCAAGTACTATCTGTCAGATATAGCGTAGTTATAGAATCTTGCAGAATTTCAAACACAGAAATTGTAGACTTACTGGTGGTCCTCAAATTAAGAATGAAGTCATGTGAAGAAAGGATGGTGCACATATGTTTATTCCTGATATTAGGCTGTAGAAATTGGAAGAAATGAGATCTCAGCTGTGTGCTT
Above is a window of Triticum aestivum cultivar Chinese Spring chromosome 6B, IWGSC CS RefSeq v2.1, whole genome shotgun sequence DNA encoding:
- the LOC123135622 gene encoding uncharacterized protein → MLHLRQRALSHLLSAAPAPSTPPLLSLHRLLSAAAAAISPNPRFAVEDYLVGTCGLTRAQALKASAKLSHLKSPSKPDAVLAFLAGLGLSGADVAALVAKDPQFLCAGVETTLSPVVVGLTGLGLSPSDIARIVSLAPGQFRHRSVVSKLEYYLPLLGSIDNLLRPLKHGSGFLGSHLERVVKPNVKLLAECGLGACDIAKLFIQIPMIFTASPERALEMVATAERIGVPRGSGMFRQALHAVAFLSEEKITAKVEQLKKTLRWSDADVGIAVSKLPTLLRRSKEVLQLKSEFLRSKVGLEPAYIAHRPAMLTYNLEGRLRPRYYVMRFLKENGLLSHGRDYYAMVSISEKVFVEKFICPHKQAAPHLAEDYAAACTGQVPATFRFT